Proteins found in one Mycobacteriales bacterium genomic segment:
- a CDS encoding sialidase family protein, which yields MTSSAVRAMLAAGLLTVAAGLALIGGTAPAAGATVVTRGLPVNASAADAKDFSAHNSPVVTRHPTDPRMLALVNRVDAPVFSCAMHTSADGGASWQARPIPFPAGEEQPERCYAPDAGFGPDGTLYLFFVTLKGFGNTPNAGWTVSSTDLGQTFSVPRKALGPLAFQARLAADPEQAGRLWLTWLQVGQVGTFAFPQPGNPILAARSDDGGATWSPPEQVSPPSRERVLAPSVAVAGDRLSVLYLDIGRDSLDYAGAHEGRGGEPYPGPWSLMLARSADAGATWSQTVVEDAVVPAQRFVVFIPPAPSLAVGGERVHVAFSDARLGDPDVRVWTSTDGGASFGPGRRVNDTPEGDGTAQYLPRLGLAPDGRLDVVYYDRRVDPDDANNEVSLQSSTDGGASFGPRMLLSDRSFDARIGPGSERGLTDLGSGLGLVSGDERALAVWTDTRAGTEASGKQDLARAVVVFQPPSALRGALPWLAGLVAVAAVGLLSVRPRRRTAGRPAGRDRVTLQAASHAGGRDGS from the coding sequence ATGACGTCCAGCGCCGTCCGCGCCATGCTGGCCGCGGGGCTGCTGACGGTCGCGGCGGGCCTGGCGCTGATCGGCGGGACGGCCCCGGCGGCCGGTGCGACCGTGGTCACCCGCGGCCTGCCGGTGAACGCGTCGGCGGCGGACGCCAAGGACTTCTCCGCGCACAACTCGCCGGTCGTCACGCGCCACCCGACCGACCCGCGGATGCTCGCGCTGGTCAACCGGGTGGACGCGCCGGTCTTCTCCTGCGCGATGCACACCTCGGCAGACGGCGGCGCGAGCTGGCAGGCCCGGCCGATCCCCTTCCCGGCAGGGGAGGAGCAGCCCGAGCGCTGCTACGCCCCGGACGCCGGCTTCGGCCCGGACGGGACGCTCTACCTCTTCTTCGTCACGCTGAAGGGCTTCGGCAACACCCCGAACGCCGGCTGGACGGTCTCCTCCACCGACCTGGGGCAGACGTTCTCGGTGCCGCGAAAGGCGCTGGGGCCGTTGGCGTTCCAGGCCCGACTGGCCGCGGATCCGGAGCAGGCCGGCCGGCTGTGGCTGACCTGGCTGCAGGTCGGGCAGGTCGGCACCTTCGCCTTCCCCCAGCCGGGCAATCCGATCCTGGCCGCCCGCTCCGACGACGGCGGCGCCACCTGGAGCCCGCCCGAGCAGGTCAGCCCGCCCTCACGCGAGCGGGTGCTGGCCCCGTCGGTCGCGGTCGCCGGCGACCGGCTGTCCGTGCTCTACCTCGACATCGGCCGGGACTCGCTGGACTACGCAGGCGCCCACGAAGGCCGCGGTGGCGAGCCCTACCCCGGTCCCTGGTCCCTGATGCTCGCCCGCTCGGCCGATGCCGGCGCCACCTGGTCGCAGACGGTGGTCGAGGACGCGGTCGTGCCGGCGCAGCGGTTCGTGGTGTTCATCCCGCCCGCGCCGTCGCTGGCGGTGGGCGGCGAGCGGGTGCACGTCGCGTTCAGCGACGCCCGGCTGGGTGACCCGGACGTGCGGGTCTGGACCTCCACCGACGGCGGCGCGAGCTTCGGTCCCGGCCGGCGGGTCAACGACACCCCCGAAGGGGACGGCACCGCGCAGTACCTGCCGCGGCTCGGGCTCGCCCCGGACGGCAGGCTGGACGTCGTCTACTACGACCGGCGGGTTGACCCCGACGACGCGAACAACGAGGTGTCGCTGCAGTCCTCGACCGACGGCGGCGCGAGCTTCGGCCCGCGGATGCTGCTGTCCGACCGGTCCTTCGACGCCCGGATCGGCCCGGGCAGCGAACGCGGCCTGACCGACCTCGGCAGCGGGCTGGGCCTGGTCTCCGGCGACGAGCGGGCACTGGCGGTGTGGACCGACACCCGCGCCGGCACCGAGGCCTCCGGCAAGCAGGACCTGGCCCGTGCGGTCGTGGTCTTCCAGCCGCCGTCGGCGCTGCGCGGTGCACTGCCGTGGCTGGCCGGGCTGGTGGCCGTCGCGGCTGTGGGGCTGTTGTCCGTACGACCGCGGCGCCGGACGGCCGGACGGCCGGCCGGACGTGACAGGGTCACGCTGCAGGCGGCATCGCACGCAGGAGGGCGAGATGGCAGCTAG
- a CDS encoding ABC transporter ATP-binding protein — translation MAPVLLASGLVVDFGAVRAVGGFDLSVAAGASVALVGRNGAGKSTTMRVLAGVLPPSAGTVRVTGIEAADDPAGVRAAVGYCPDVGGLIPRATPWEHLQLAARLRGMYHWRARASDLLDRFDLADAADRVTAGFSHGMSRRLSVVLAAFHEPPLLLLDEPFDGVDPLGVDATLEVVREARAQGAAVLISTHLLELAVQGCQEAVVLTGGRVVGAAPAAELTGPDGDARYRALIS, via the coding sequence GTGGCCCCCGTCCTACTGGCCTCCGGCCTCGTCGTCGACTTCGGTGCCGTGCGCGCCGTGGGCGGCTTCGACCTCTCCGTCGCCGCCGGCGCCTCCGTCGCGCTGGTCGGCCGCAACGGTGCGGGCAAGTCCACGACGATGCGGGTGCTCGCCGGTGTGCTGCCGCCGAGCGCCGGCACCGTGCGCGTCACCGGCATCGAGGCGGCCGACGACCCGGCGGGCGTACGCGCAGCGGTCGGCTACTGCCCGGACGTCGGCGGGCTCATCCCGCGGGCGACGCCGTGGGAGCACCTGCAGCTGGCCGCCCGGCTGCGCGGCATGTACCACTGGCGGGCCCGGGCGAGTGACCTGCTCGACCGGTTCGACCTCGCGGACGCCGCCGACCGGGTGACCGCCGGCTTCTCGCACGGCATGAGCCGCCGGCTGTCGGTCGTCCTCGCAGCTTTCCACGAGCCGCCACTGCTGCTGCTCGACGAGCCGTTCGACGGCGTCGACCCGCTGGGGGTGGACGCGACGCTCGAGGTCGTGCGGGAGGCGCGCGCGCAGGGCGCGGCCGTCCTGATCAGCACGCACCTGCTCGAGCTCGCGGTGCAGGGGTGCCAGGAGGCGGTGGTCCTCACGGGCGGCCGGGTCGTGGGCGCCGCCCCGGCCGCGGAGCTCACCGGCCCCGACGGCGACGCGCGCTACCGCGCGCTCATCTCGTGA